The Populus nigra chromosome 4, ddPopNigr1.1, whole genome shotgun sequence genome contains the following window.
AGGGccttgttgttgctgttgttggatATTGGGCTGCATCATATTCATAGGATTTGAAGAAGAGGGTTTGAACAGTTTATTCAAATCTAAACCTCCTCCTCCCCGTATATTCCCCCACCTCTTTGTTGTTATTGATTTGGATTGCCAGGTGAAGTCattaaacaacaacaagaaatgACAGTGACAGGAAACAATCAGTCAAattgataaagaaagaaaggaagaaagaaagagataagAAAAAGCTTACACAATGGAGGAATTCCAGGATCTGTTCAAGTTGAAATCTTTTTTCagattagaaaaataacacCTTTCTTTCCCCAgctcttttctctctctgttcTATCGTCCCAAACTAGGATAGCGATAAAGCGAGAATTTGGAGAAGAAAGAGAGGGATCGAAAGGGAAAAACAAGTCTTTTTTCATGTTACTTTGCCCAAATGTGTAGATTGACGCCAATGAACAGCACAAACATAGCAAACGGAGAGTAGAAAATATGGAAAGAGAGAAACCTTTCAAAAagcagagtttttttttatatattttgggttGATCCAGGTCAACCCATCTGACTCGTGACCCGTTTAATATACTGGATCGACCACCAAGTAACACTTAAAAACTATGCTTTGGAGGCAAAGTTAGGGAGGAACACTGAAAGGCATCTTCTCTTGAAAAACATCTGTAAGGATCACAACATTTCTCTATAAAACTCAAATTCGTTCACTATATGCTTACAAGCATAAGAGAGCAGCAGCAGCTAGTCCCAGAAGGAAACCCCTCCCATTCAGCTCTTCAGGACCATCTTGATGTGTATGCCTGATGCAATCATATTTATTCCATCACTTCTCTGTAATCAATTATTTGCCCCCTTCTTCAATTACCATACCAATCCTCTTCCTTAATCACAAACccaattttctcttcttttactttttttttttaaaaaactaatacaaTAGTCAATAATCTTAAAACAAAACTTTGTAATctcaaaaggataaaaacaatagttatttattaaaacaaaccTGCACCAGAAATAACTTCACAAGGTGTGATAAATTGATTAGGGGAAATAAGAGATGTAAGTTATGgtttttaaaaggaattaaagAGAGGGTatttttggaaaatatttttcaatatcaattagaatttaatttcttgagtatgtttttggttatttttaagagttaaattTCATTTGGAAATCAAGTTAATACCTTGAAAAAAATTCCAAACAGATAAATTGATTTAACCCtagaaaatcaattcaattcataTATTCCGGCAAATctaacaaaaagcaaaaaacaagaaaaaaattctttttcatcCTCGTACCTTTTCTTTGCACCTAAATAGACAAATTGACAACCTAAAAACAtcctaaaatcaataaaaaaaatcaaaattaaacaaaaaaaaaatatcctgaGCCTCGATCTATTTGTTGCGGTGATGTTCAAAATCACCTCAATAAAACTCATTTTGTTAAGAGGAACCTAATAAAACCAAGACCGACTTTTTTGTTACTGAGATTTGATTAACCGAtcactttttctttccttcttatTTTCCAtcaactttctctcttcttttttaaaactcaaggattgaaattaaaaataaataaattttaggacTAAACATGAAATTCTAAAACTAAAGGGACCAAAATGAGTAAATGGAtaatttttggatgaaaaaatgattttttgcatgaatttgaagaaagccccattattattattttttttttatcttgatccttttataacatatattttttctatttcatcaaattagcctcaatttcaaatttgaaaCTCCACACAAACCTTGAATTGCAAATAATATGCAAAAAGAAGAAACTATAAACACATTAATTGCCACAAATATGACatggaaagatgaaattaaaaaagagagtaaagttcaacaatcaaaatgaaaaattgaaaaatagtaATGTTCATTTAGTGAGTAGACATACAATAACGAATAGTAAAAATTGCagctcttttaatttattagtattaatattaattaataagaaataaagcctatttcttttgcttttttctttttttatattaacaagtTGTTTAAACACGCTCCATTGATTGATCTAATAAGTggcatatattttctttattttgtagTAAATCGATAGAACTATATCACAGGgatatatatgattttcttatttgatgCCAACTGaacttttttataatcaaactgaaaataaaataaaatctatttcttACTTGAGAATATTTTTCTGACTACATAGCATAAATCAAGATACACAATTCATTTGAGCATGGATTTGGACGACGACGGCAATATGATACTGAAGGAGATTCAAACACTTGAAGGACACGCCGATAGGGTTTGGAGCTTAGCTTGGAATCCAGCCACAGCAACTTCTCCTGTCTTCGCTTCTTGTAGCGGCGATAAGACTGTTCGAATCTGGGAGCAGACTCCTTCCACTCGCCTTTGGCACTGCaaggtttcttcttcttcatctttcgCAAGTCAGATAAAGTTGGAACCTATACTAGAATATTTTGGTCGTGTGTCTGGTTAGGAAGTTGTGTTAATTTAGTAGATTCTTGTGTTGGGAGAATCTTATGATTAATTATGGGATGACTGCAGGCAGTTCTGGAAGAAACACACACTAGAACTGTTCGGTCGTGTGCCTGGTCACCTTCTGGGAAATTGTTGGCAACCGCCAGCTTTGATGCCACCACTTCCATTTGGGAAAATATTAGCGGTGATTTTGAATGTGTTTCTACTTTAGAGgtatttaatttaagaaaaaagattgttttttttttctcttccagtttgataaaattttatcatacctgggactaataatttatttactttttaggGTCATGAAAATGAAGTGAAAAGTGTGTCTTGGATGCATCTGGTTCGTTCCTTGCGACGTGTAGTCGGGATAAGACTGTTTGGATTTGGGAAGTGATGCCTGGGAATGAATTCGAGTGTGCTTCGGTTTTGCAAGGACACACACAAGATGTTAAAATGGTTAAATGGCATCCAACTAtggatgttttgttttcttgtagTTATGATAATACTGTTAAGGTACTTTTTTATGGGTAAAATTGCTCAtctctgccttttctttttctttctttgtgaaAAGCTGATTCCAAAATTTCCATTCCTGCTTtcataacaattttaaaaatatgagatcaactttataattttcatagAAATACAGGTTTGGGCTGAGGATGGCACTGGTGATTGGCATTGTGTTCAAACCTTAGGTGAATCTAACAAGTACTCTCTCTCttcccttccttccttcctcccCCACCCCTTCCTTTGCTTTTATGCTACTCTTGTAGACGCGCTATTCTTTTGCATTAGACCATTATGCAGGCTAGCTGATATAGTTAGGTTTTACATAGACTATAGTTAATGTTATTTGTTGGCTTATTGATAACTCCCTTTGCAATATGACGAGCTAATCTAATTGAACAAGTGCTGTTTCCTACTCAGTGGTCACTCTTCTACTGTCTGGGCACTTTCTTTTAACGCTGAAGGAGACAGAATGGTTACTTGTAGGTATGTAAAGCTTTTTCCTAAGTTTGATGATCATTGGTTggggtgatttttatttttaaggtatCTAGAAACAAAAGCAATTGAATGGATTTTGGGTTGACTTTGCAGTGATGATCTTACCCTAAAAATATGGGAAACAGATGTTGGGAGGATGGTGTTGGGTGATGGGCACGCTCCTTGGTGAGAAGCATGCTCTTTATGCTTATTGGGTCTTCTACTTTCATTTCTTACATCTTATAGTGCACCTTCACTATTAGAATTCAAATAAAGAAATGACTTCAAATTAGTGTGAATGacttgtgataaaaaaaatatttgaaattatggaTTGAAATTCTGTTGGTCCTAAGTAGTAGGCCACCTGATAATCTGTGTATTTTTGCAAATGACACTAGAATTATTTGTGGCAGAGAATGAAGGACAACAATGggaattagtttttatttatttattagttataatattatgtaattattctagatttaaatattttggaaTATTAGTAGTTAAATTAGGATTTTAGTTTCCTTATTGAAGTAAGActtattggtttttattttattttatttggtttggtgTATATAAATAAGTGCTTAAACATTAGTTATTTTGGTCTTTGAATTATTGACTAAAACTTTGAGTTTATACAATATTGAGTGTGTATCTCTTGTTTTACTTTCAAGATTGAGtgtgtcttttttaatttggtcccttCAAGATAGTGTCTCTCTCTTGTTGGTGATTTTTGGTTACTATTCTACTTTAATTCTTTGGTTTtggtgattttttcttcttctatcctAGATCAATTTGGCGCCCACCTAGAAATTTGTGtgtttctcctctctttttcttcctgCAATTACTTTGCCAATTTGGCCAATACCAAATctagggttttggttttttcaaaccaaaaagaAGTCTActaaaagaacagaaaaaaagaagaagacaaatcaAACAGAATTAGTGGTAGTACCACAGATTCCCAAAGTCACATATATGTGATAATTGAGCAAAATTCCACCCACACTAACTTTATCTTGCTGTGCTAGTTGGGAATTCTATTTGTTTCCAGAATTTGTGCCAACATCTGTAGGGTTGgtggatttcttttcttttgtctttgtGATAAGCTATTCCTATATGCTACTTtattgatatgatttatatggtTCGAGGAACAAGAATGTATACTACTCTTGCTCATGGTTAATCTTTTGAAAATCATAGAGAATGTAATTCTGATAGGAGAAGTGTAGTTCTTCAGGAATAAAGAAGTGAGATaagctttgttttgtttgtttaggTTCTCCCATCAATCGAAGTGGATGTATTACATGAAACATTTTGgagaatatatttatgtttgagGAATTTgctgtttttcaattcaatatgtGAAACATTTTGTTTCGGCTTT
Protein-coding sequences here:
- the LOC133691986 gene encoding LOW QUALITY PROTEIN: protein CIA1-like (The sequence of the model RefSeq protein was modified relative to this genomic sequence to represent the inferred CDS: inserted 1 base in 1 codon); the encoded protein is MDLDDDGNMILKEIQTLEGHADRVWSLAWNPATATSPVFASCSGDKTVRIWEQTPSTRLWHCKAVLEETHTRTVRSCAWSPSGKLLATASFDATTSIWENISGDFECVSTLEGHENEVKSVSWXASGSFLATCSRDKTVWIWEVMPGNEFECASVLQGHTQDVKMVKWHPTMDVLFSCSYDNTVKVWAEDGTGDWHCVQTLGESNNGHSSTVWALSFNAEGDRMVTCSDDLTLKIWETDVGRMVLGDGHAPWNHLCTLSGYHDRTIFSVHWSREGIIASGAADDGLRFFLENKDGLVDGPSYKLLLKREKAHNMDINSVQWGPGETRLLASTSDDGKIKIWELATLT